The genomic DNA aataaaaatatcacatcgctgttattgtgaccaaaattcacACAGTTATCATCGCGGTATTGTTTATTGTGATCAAAAAGTATTTATACACAAACTGAAATCCTTTGACtaagtttgtttaaataactaaaataaatagacacactatttaacatgttttgtgtttcttatgcttcaagcggtagaaaatggatggatggttatatctgttttaatggctaagcttttattgttttaaatattgcttTGTACTGAAGCACTTCAAGATTTATTTCAACGTGCGTaacaaaatgtgttattatttttgGTGCACCTTGTGGAGTCCTActttgttcagcggtccttgaacgcgccGTACAAACCAAATAGAACAATCAGTCTGTACTAAGACAGCACAGctcgtaggttcaatgtgcacaatggattatcttagttgctcagatagTAATGTGTTTACCGTACATAGGTTAAGATCgggttatgacttttcttaataaagaaacatgttaatgtgtcttgttttcatgttagcatgtaagatagcaagctggcgccagtcagtttgtgaatttatcaaagtgcagttataaaTCTCGGTTTTTCGATGATTTTAATTTAAACCGGTAAAACTAACCGTtgggagttttaccgcggttctcattattaccgttacatccctactacAGTACTAACATACACTAGCACAGTAATTCCCAACCTCTGTGCCAAAGAAAATGATCCAATTTTGCTTTATTggagtgcaactgggataggcttcagattTAGATGCACCTTAAAATAACACATAGAGGGACATTTTTATGATATTTAAGATGTTTTTCCAAACTTATTATGGCCAATAGTGCATAAATAATAGACTATGTACAGTACATCCAATTATACAAcatattatttaaatttgttttcatgttaaaaaaaagtgctttcatgtaaatgtattttatatttggAATCGATCATGCCGTGGCGGTTCGTCATGATCAGTTACATGTCGGGGAAACCCCGGCTTCTTTAGCAGCACAGGCGTCTTCGTAGACTTTCAAAAACACTTTTGTAGTAATGCTGCTGgcatttcaggtggctgataaggtttaaTGTGTTGCAGCGCAATGTTTacagaacatttggtgcaaatagcacaCGATCgacaccatgtttgtttacactgttcGACCAGGGGGAAGTTTGCAACAGGCTGCACTTTGGAGAAAAGGAGgacttgaattacaaaaaaaaaggcagaagacacacctttttactgatcatgttgaattcttgtttttttattatttaatgtgtTGTTTTCTATCTCAATTATTGATATTACTAGTATAATTCTCTCAATGTTCTGTTTTTTAAATCAACTTATTAATGTATTACTTATATtaaatttttacatatatttgatCATGTTTTATACTGTTTAACttgagttattctccagtgtggaagCCACAACGGTGGCGTTTTACCTCAAATCTGAGAGAACGGCGCTCCAGAGGGTCGTAAAGACCGCCCAGAAGATCATCGGATGCCCCCTTCCCTCCCTGGCTGACCTGTACAGCACCCGCTGTCTCAGGAAAGCACAGAGCATCCTGAAAGACCCATTCCACCCCGGGCACTGCCACCTCGAACTGCTACCCTCGGGCAGACGCTATAGGGTGCTAGAAGCGggcacaaatagactaaaaaacagtttttacccaagagccatagtagcattaaacaggcactgagtgagcacaatgtgtccgtcatgtcctcatgtgtcctgtcttttaatttttttcggactataatgtgcaataatgttatatgtgtatatatatatatatatatatatatatatatatatatatatatgtgtgcatgtgtgtggatatatacgtatctatatatatacatatatatatatatatatacagacacatatatatatatatatatatatatatatatatatatatatatatatatatatagagatacatatcttcttttttttactatttatattaccaaatgattgtgtatgcaccttaggggatctgtcccaatttcgttgttctttgaacctgttcactgtaataatgacaataaaattcTATTCGATTCTAAATCCtcaattttgtttttgctttgttattgtcaatagtgctgtgtgtgtgtacatgtgtttttttctcttctatttttttgtacagcactttgtgtttgccaatTGCATGTGTATCAAAAGTGcttcataaataaagtttgatttgatttgattacccTGGCAAACCTACAGCACAGCATAGGTAATCTGCTAATCATACCTCATTTGGATATTTTCTTTTaattattggggcggtatagctcggttggtagagtggctgtgccagcaacttgagggttgcaggttcaatccccgcttccgccatcctagtcactgctgttgtgtccttgggcaagacactttacccacctgctcccactggtttaaatgtaacttagatattgggtttcactatgtaaagcactttgagtcactagagaaaaagtgctgtataaatataattcacttcacttaatctGATCTGTTTTTCAATGTTATCGGATTAATTGGTATGATGTCATATTTCCCCGATAATTATCGGTTCGATATTTATTGCAAAATGTCCCGACATTGTTGAACAGATTTTGACTATACGTCCACCAAACcaggggattaaaaaaaaacaccaaacatTGCATACCTCATACACTTTTCCAGAACCTCTTTGACAAATTTAGGTTTGGGTTTATCCAGATCCACCGTCAAACAGTCAGCCCTTtgtgaaaaaacccaaaaacaaacattttaatcaAGACTGCAGAAACAGGTCATCGATCTTTTAAAATGCCGCTCACCAGTCATCCCAGCTCCATCGGAACTGGAAGTTGCTCAGGTGGTGGGAGAACCAGTTGATGAGTCTGGAAACAGGAAGGCACCACGGTCAGACAGAAGGCAGTTGTCCCATGTTAGCGGGGGAGGGGAGAGCAGAGACCCTACCTGTCGATGCAGGTGGTGTTCATGGTGTCCAGTCGCATGTAGAGCATCTCTGTGGCTTGGGCCAACTGGGGTCGGTGTTAAAGTTATAGTCAACATCCTCGTCAACAGTTCGTCGTGACAATTCTCTTTTTCCCAAAAAGTCATTGAACTAAACTACCTCACTATTATCTAGTTACCTTTACTACTAAACTACCTCACTATTATCTAGTTacctttactctttttttttttaaatattcacaATGTTttccaaacattcatttatatttCAGATTTGCCGCTATCTGCCCTTACccataaacaaaatataaatgcacctggtccgccagagaataaaaaaagttagcaacATTGTCGCTATATTTAACAAGTATTCAAGAGCCTTCTAGGTATTGTACCTGTCAACATTTGGATTTCAAAATAAGGGACATTTTACGAAAAATAAGGGAGATTCTGCTCTTTCCACCAGCAGCCTTGTTGGCAGATGGGTAGCGGTGGAGAGACTTTGCCTGCCTACTTCCTCCCAATGTGCTGCACTATTGCCCTTGCTGTTCTGCAGAAGATTTTTGTGTGTGACTAAGGCCAAGTCCACACAAACAGTTTCAAAAACGCCATTTTGGggttaaaacgatctccatccacacaagtgtagtttcaaaacggtctctgtctacacacaaacCCAACACTGATAGAATTATAACATGTGTAGCCTCTTCactacatgtgcagtgaagtgtacattatttctcaAATCAGCAtgcactaacgagccaaggaaaccattttgcatgtttgattgccACGGACGTGCAtgtgccgctgcaaaactcttgtggaattataaagcatttaatcatcaatatagtgaaaaagtacatgtgcaatgaagtgtatattgtctttaacatcagtacacactacaaggaggacgctacatcatcgtcccatcaggtggaggttcgacagcaatcgtatccaaaacagcaGACTGTCATTAGCGCCGGtgggagtgtcgcaaagcccattttgtTGCGTCTCTTTTATCAATGTAAAGTGAAAGTAGCAGCAtatttacgttcaaacatacGGTACAGTAATTCCTCtctccgtttgtgccgtgtacacgcatacgcCAAGTACAGAGTTTTGgatctctacactttggccagcgtgtgcaaaagtctgcgtttttaaagacaaaagtatgcgtctgcgtgtggacaagaggcctaaacgcaaaGATAAGTAcgcgtttattaagtatctgtgttcgtgtggacatggcctaaaaaacTGGAAAACTAAAGAAGGCCAAACTATAATACTATAATTTCCGACCTataaactgctacttttttcccacaCTTTTAAACCCTGCCCTGTATACAATACTGCAACTGATTAATGGATTTTCTGGGTTCACGGGCTTTACATGCCGCCATTAAATGTAGCCTTGTCACATGAAATTGCTGAAGGGATCATGGTGGACCAATTAAATTGTTCACATTCACGTAAATTACGAAATACAAGCTGCTacatttttcctatgctttggAATCTGCGACTTATACAATGGTGTGGCTAATTTTCTTCtccaacggccataatgttttgtgtttaatagttttcattaaaggtgcgttattgtttgtgctaaggcgccatgttttaaaagttaaaagttaaagtaccaatgattgtctcacacacacactaggtgtggcgaaattattctctgcatttgacccttgatcaccccctgggaggtgaggggagcagtgagcagcagcggtggccgcgcccgggaatcatttttggtgatttaacccccaattccaacccttgatgctgagtgccaagcagggaggtgatgggtcccattttttagttggacaagttcactcactgcatgtgttgcgggttgaaaatgtacttcctgttttaatgccttgaactaGATGTAAAACCGCCCATGGCATTTCTgcccgaaaggattcttcattcattactccaagtaacgtttgtaagttattgagtctgtttagccgtttagtttttattgaatatttattcagtttaagagcatgatgtagacaaaagctctgagtctgtttgcataaagccaaatatttgtTGAAGCAaatgattgcatattgttctaatgtgtgctttgtttggcaccttgagacaagaatatgctgattgacagtctaaaaagtaacatgtcttccttcacttattttatattttatacatacaaaTGCATAAATCGAATCGCAATCCTGGAGAGAAAAGTCGCATCAAAGTTTTTTCTCTCAAAATAGTGCAGCCCTAGTTAACAGGTATACTCGATACATCCTTCAACAAATTTAATGGAGACTTTGGCCCTTTCCCCATCTAAAAGCACTTGCAGGCGGCTTCAACTTGTGataaaaaaacagccaaaaagCAACACAATAAAGTTTGCGTTTCACGTTTTTTCACtctctttttacaaatacattgcATGACAATTATGACATTCCAGCTGTGATAGCTTCTGTCAAAAAACCCTATCAGCCTCCTAATCCCAAAGGCACATTTGCTCAGCCTTTTGGCTTCTCACCCTAAAACAACCGATTTTTCCCCAtctttgaaggggaacattatcacaatttcagaagggttaaaaccattaaaaatcagttcccagtggcttattttatttttcaacgtttttttcaaaattttacccatcacgcaatatccctacaaaaagcttcaaagtgcctgattttaaccatcgttatatacacccgtccattttcctgtgacgtcacatagtgatgccaacacaaacaaacatggcgcagagaacagcaagctatagcgacattagctcggattcagactctgatttcagcggtttaagcgattcaacagattacgcatgtattgaaacggatggttgtagtgtggaggcaggtagcgaaaacgaaattgaagaagaaactgaagctattgagccatatcggtttgaaccgtatgcaagcgaaaccgacgaaaatgacacgacagccagcgacacgggagaaagcgaggacgaattcggcgatcgccttctaaccaacgattggtatgtgtttgtttggcattaaaggaaactaacaactatgaactaggtttacagcatatgaaatacatttggcaacaacatgcactttgagagtgcagacagcccaattttcatcaattaatatattctggagacatatcctcatccgcgctcttttcctgaaaactgatctgtccagttttggagttgatgtcagcaggccagggaagctagggtcgatattcttctcttgatcttcttcggtggcataagggacggtgtgagccaagacatccagggggtttagctcgctcgtctgcgggaacaaactgccgccattgcttgccgtgctaccgaggtcctttgtccctgaattgctcacacactccggcagattcaatgggggtctggcggcagacttctttgactttatcgttggaaatgcatctgctttgattgTCGCAgggtatccacacattcttgccatctctgtcgtagcatagctttcgtcggtaaagtgtgcggaacaaacgtccaatttcttgccactttcgcatctttgggccactggtgcaacttgaatccgtccctgttcgtgttgttacaccctccgacaacacaccgacgaggcatgatgtctcagaggtacggaaaacagtcgaaaaaacggaaaataacagagctgatttgactctgtgtttgtaatgtgtttgagaaaatggcggattgcttcccgatgtgacgtcacattgtgacgtcatcgctccgagagcgaataatagaaaggcgtctaattcgccaaaattcacccatttagagttcggaaatcggttaaaaaaatatatggtcttttgtctgcaacatcaaggtatatattgacgcttacataggtctggtgataatgttcccctttaaaaacggcAATCCAATATATTTGCCCCTGCTTTTAGCCATCTATCTTTCTACCATAGCCTATAAATTCATGTCATGAGTTCTTGACATGTGCTTCTAAATgtatttgtctttttgttgccTCTTGGCCAGGTCGTCTTTAACCTTCCCGTGTAaagaaactaaataaataaaacaagtttaaGGATACAACTTGTGGTAGGGAGCCTGGCTGCAGTTTGCAGAGTTCAATCAGCAGCGACGTGTACATTACGTCAATGTGAGGCGCCATGGGCAACTGGAAAAGTTCTCCAAAAATCACCTGTGGAGAACAAAACGAAGGGGATAAATTGAGAATAAATACAAAATctgtattttgtttttgtctAGCACGTGAAAGAAGCGACCGCACCTCCACAATGTGATAGTTGAGCGGGATCTTGTTTTTACCAGGGTAGCTGAGTAGCTGGGCGGCACTGCAAAGTAAACGATGGTTCTATTGAATGTTTGCGCTTCAGAAAATCCACTCAACAGAGCAAGCTTGATGCTGCTTACCAGGTTCTCCGCTCTTTCCAGTGAGTCTTCATGATGCAGTGCAAGTTTTCTTCGATGACAAACCTCTCCACAGAATGGCTGCCAGGCATGACAGGACCCTGAAGGCAACACACACAGTGTCATATCAGCAGTCGTCGGATATTTTTAGCAATTACAAGCTGATGTGCGCGACGAACCTCGGGGGCGTCGGTGTAGTCAAACATGCGGAAGATGACGCTTGGCATGGGGTACTGGGCGTCGGGCATGTGGCCCGGCGGCGTAAAGGGAGGTAGGTTGTGCTGGAGAGCCTCACACAGCACGCTGTCGAAGGCGATGTATGGCCGCAGAATGTGGCGCTCCTGCCAACGGTCCTTTTTTAGCTTCTGGATCTGGGCCCAAAGGCAGTCCAGGTACTGTGAGGACATCAAAACACAATgttagcaacaacaacaaaaaatgtaggGCCACCGATTAGTTCTCACCTCCTCCTGAGGGTGGGGCTTCTCTGCAGTCCACACCTGCAGCATGGGGAGATGAGTCTTTAATCGCCTTCTATAAAAGAAAACAGGCAATTGGGTCACAATTAGTGGCAAATGCTGAACGTCACTTAAAAGTTTGTTACACAATATCATGTTCCCTATTGTAGGGATACATTGCACTCCCCTCCCGCAAAGTAAGGACGCTGATTACTTTATGAATATTATATGCATTTAAAGATCTAACACTGTGAACCATTAGTCAAAGTGAGAACATACAATTTTCAACTTAAATCCTTACTTGAGGTAGCCTTCAACCTGGCTCAGGAGTCGGTCCATTTCGACATCCTTCTTCTCATAAAGCTCCTTGCCAACCCAAGGCAGGCAGGACAGCACCACATACACAAACCAATCCGACCGAAcctttgcacacacacaaaacccAAACTGTTACAAAAACCTTTGTTTATACCATGTAGTCCAGCCAAAGTCAGTTACcagggtttctgcaggtatcagcaaatctaatttgatgctttttaatgccacttaaaaaaaatatatgcccATGTCCTATAGTATGGTCAAAAGCTTACAATTGTCTGTATGCACTCAATTGTACATTTTTGACAGTGATAATCTTGAACAgttgaaaagtttacattaaTTAACTGTGGGAATGTCAGTGAATAAAGCATTGTGGTCTGTTGTGAGAATTGCCTTAATAGTCCATCCTAGGCCACAGTGAGGTGTCTGCGCCACGAGACTTGTTAATGTTAGCCAAGTTACCTCATGTGTGTTGAACTGGAGAAGCCTAAAATAAAGGAGTCATGTATGAAACAAGCTCCGCTTCCTCATTGACATGATATGATGTCAGAGTTAAGGACTACAGAGAATAGCTAAGTTAAGGCCCTTGGAGCGGTTTGATTTTGTCGTCCGGCAGGGTGTCCTCTATGGAGGCAGCACTTTGGGACCTTACAAGAACTCCTGTGTCCAATTTGAAAGCCAGAGACGAAGAAAAGAAACAGACATAGCATTTTATTGATGACCGCAACGTAGGgcagggcgatatggacgaaaaagtatatctcgatatatttttttacttcaactcgatatatatctcgatatattttttggTGAGAATATACATATAGAGATATTCATTCTTGAGCgagattcagtgaaattgaactgaatgacaactgtactgtaaacagtcagtggcacttttattaacccagttagtcaagatgggtattaactaggggtgtaacggtacgtgtatttgtatttaaccgtttcagtacgggggtttcggttcggtggtgtaccgaacgagtttccacacggacatattaagtagcgtaccgcacgttgtgcaaacaatgcacaccgaggcacaacacacggcatgctagcagcgaccgggctaggacaacatgtaaaagccaaagctagaagaccctcctgcctcgttaagatatcccgtttgggaacactttggctgcgcgatacaacaatggaggacggaggtttgccgacattgttcagcagctgcttctgacaacacgtcaaacacgctaacccatttgaagcgtcaccaccgcattcaagcagcctctcctcggcgagtcaggcagggctaaagcaataacaaatgtttttatagcagcagatttaagtccatattgcattagaaactagattttgacccacttctatggtggaagaataagcccatatatcctcttactgccaagttagccaggctgggggggggggggggggggaagaaaagttaatctgaggctgagttgacttgaaactgtttaatgttgcactttttatatgtagaagaaaagttttgtcattttatttaatctgaacaacaacttgaggcagtttaatgttgattaacgtggaccccgacttaaacaagttgaaaaacttattggggtgttaccatttagtggtcaattgtacggaatatgtactgtactgtgcaatctactaataaaagtctcaatcaatcaataaaaaaaagcactttatatgtagaaaggttttgttaagaaaccattctgagccttatcttatttagttttttattttatatatgttgaccacatcaaccctggcaatggaccctgtgtgtataagtatgttatgccattgtttacaattttggtaaataaataaccaaaacatttttatttcgttgttttcttactgtaccgaaaatgaaccgaaccgtgacctctaaaccgaggtacgtcccgaacaaaatttttgtgtaccgttacacccagcatagaaaataaactgtttaagtagtacagaattacataacataaataaaatagaaacatattatttctacataaaataaataacatagctgtgcaaataatacgaaacgtatcaaaaaaatacatttgtaggCAGGCACTTTGTGATTCCCCTTCTTGGTTCGATGACCTGCCCTATCtttcctctgattggcctgtccctaaccaatcgtgactcatcatagtaaacaaccaaccaatcatggatgttcttatacgtgcaagcacgtcttggaaggaggaaggggaggggtttagaagCCCATAGAGGGGGaacgggggagaacaaggaacacaacaaataagcgccgtttggtcattttaacgtgaaattaattatatcgatattacgatatttgcttatttcatatcttgtttaaaaatatatcgatatatcgcccagccctaccgcaACGTTATGATGTTCATTCTCAtttattgtttgattgattgattgacgtatTGACTATCAGCCTTGTCTTATAAttgtattaaatattttaatgcctctggacattgtatttaatgccttttaaagccttcattttctcaaaatccaTTCGATATTTTTTAATGCCGAGCAGAAACACTGGTTACACATTTCAGCTGAGCTACTGTATAAAATACTTAGCACATCATGAAGTAAGATCTACCTGTGGTACATCTTCCTCCTGCGTAACACTGACAAAGTTCTCAAACATGGCCACCATGGAGGGAGCCGCAATTACGTGGCAGTTGACCAAATCGGATAAAAAACGCACCTTTAAGACAAAACAAGAGGAGAGAAGTTGCGATGGTGAAACAGCCTCAATATTTCAGAGAGGACCGCGTTGCGACGTTCCTTACCAAGTAGACGGCTTCGTTGTACAAGTTGTTCTTCAGCGTCTCCTTCAGCTGCCTGATCATGGCCTCCACAAACTCGCCGCCAAAGTTGTAGTTCCTGGCGTTGAGGAGGCCTACCAGCGTCGTGTACACGGTGAGCTTCTCGGGGAGGAGGCGGGCCCTGCGGACGCGAGACGACTGGTGAGGACTACGAGTGCTCTGCGAccgactgggggaaaaaaaaggtgtGTGAACTTACACGGAACACAGAATGCGAAGGATTTTGTTCTTGTAGTTGGGGAGGTCGGCCTCCAACACGCCCGCAAGGCCCTCCAAGTTGCTCTCCAAAGATGACTTGCTCTGAAAACGCAGACATGCCATCATAGTTATCCGTTATCATACAGCATCCCTCCAAAACAACAATATGACTCCTTCTACCTTTTCTCCCACATTACATATCAGTGACTCCAGACTGTCTTCAATCTTAGTCGGCTCTGACGTTCTCCTCCTTTTGTGATCCTGGCCTCCTGGTGGTTTCAGGTTTGGAGGaggcaaaacaaaaaataacacatttagcAAAAACTCAAAACCCTAAATTGGCTAAAAACTAATTAGTTTAACATGAGATTCTGTCGGTAAAAAGCATCATTCGACtacttcatttcaaatccatccattttctactgcttatctctttaaaacaaagagaagtagacAGTTACAAATGAAAGCCAAACAATCAATAGCTAGGGAGCGGCAtataataaaagtgtgtgtgtattgGCCCCTGGCTGGCTCTCTGCAGTGGTCATTATTCAGAGTAACGACCACTGTTTTGTTTTCATCACCACTATACACCAATACTGATAACGTACAACAAATATCCCAGTTTATCCAGAATATCGAAATTTTCGGATTGGACACGTACTTGCGCCACAAAGTTCTGACAAAGTTCGGCAAGTTTACACTCTACAAAATTCCCCTGCAAATAAATTATGGTGAGTAAAATGTTCATTGAAATCCCTACTATAAGTTATACACTTATCTGCAAAATATCTTCTAAATTAATCCATTCACACAGACTTTTTTGGAGCCGCCGAGTGTCTGCTGGCCAAGTCCAGTCCAAACAGACACGTTCACTCAAATTTTTCGTCACTTCAAATGCAAATTTCATTATTCAATCAATTTTTTCCGTGTCTTTGTTGAGCAAACTTTCCAACGATACCAACCTATGTAAAATGGGGTAAATATTAAAGAAGTTATgacattttacacaaaaaagtcaAAGCTAAAATATTGAGCCCTATTGACTTTGTATTAAACAGTTTTAAAAATCCAtaattttattaatatttgtcacaggaaaatgatacTTGTATTACTGGGAGCGTCTTACATGACCTGTCTGGTAATAAGGGTttcatgtaaataaatgaatttgtTAAACTTTCTAAAAGCATACTAtgcataccggtatatatgtatgtatgtataatgcaAATACTGTAATTACTAATGTACTTGAACACTTCCAATGATAACCTCTGAGCGAGTGTATCCACTCATAACATTGACCTTAAAACATCACACATTTATTTACTTTAATATTtaggtgatttaaaaaaaaaaaaaaataacaaaaaggtgCTGACAGAATTGCCTT from Nerophis lumbriciformis linkage group LG16, RoL_Nlum_v2.1, whole genome shotgun sequence includes the following:
- the LOC133617001 gene encoding nuclear cap-binding protein subunit 1, translating into MSRRRHSDSYDGGQDHKRRRTSEPTKIEDSLESLICNVGEKSKSSLESNLEGLAGVLEADLPNYKNKILRILCSVARLLPEKLTVYTTLVGLLNARNYNFGGEFVEAMIRQLKETLKNNLYNEAVYLVRFLSDLVNCHVIAAPSMVAMFENFVSVTQEEDVPQVRSDWFVYVVLSCLPWVGKELYEKKDVEMDRLLSQVEGYLKRRLKTHLPMLQVWTAEKPHPQEEYLDCLWAQIQKLKKDRWQERHILRPYIAFDSVLCEALQHNLPPFTPPGHMPDAQYPMPSVIFRMFDYTDAPEGPVMPGSHSVERFVIEENLHCIMKTHWKERRTCAAQLLSYPGKNKIPLNYHIVEVIFGELFQLPMAPHIDVMYTSLLIELCKLQPGSLPQVLAQATEMLYMRLDTMNTTCIDRLINWFSHHLSNFQFRWSWDDWADCLTVDLDKPKPKFVKEVLEKCMRLSYHQRIVDIVPPTFSALIPANPIFIYKYTEENASSLLGYPISITVGNAIKNRASNEEILTVLKDVPNPNQDDDDDEGESFNPLRVEVFLQTLLHLAAKSFSHSFSALGKFHEILKNLAESDEGKLHILKVVYEVWRNHPQMTAVLVDKMIRTQIVDCAAVANWLFSQDMAHEFTRLYIWEILHSTIRKMNKHVQKIQKELEEAKDKLEKQQHKRRDSGDDEDMEKNSEDEEGQLEEQIERLQEKVESAQSEQKNLFLVIFQRFIMLLTEHLVRCETGSVNVSTPWYKNCVERLQQIFLMHHSTIQQYMGTLENLLFTAELDHHILAVYQQFCALQL